The Pongo pygmaeus isolate AG05252 chromosome 20, NHGRI_mPonPyg2-v2.0_pri, whole genome shotgun sequence sequence CAGTGCCTGCCTTTTCCGAGCACACAGGCTGTGGCTCCCCGGCTTCTACTTCTGCGGTGCTTCCCGGCTTCTGGCCTCAGTCATCAGGCCTTGACCTGGAATCCAGGGAGCCCGGCCCCTTGTGTAAACACAGGAGGGCCCCCACAGGCCCTTGGAGGAGGTCCGGGGGTGCGGCTCACACGCTTTCTTTACCTGTGCTCTCCCAGGGGGTGAACGCCCCTCTAGACTCAGGCTTCCCGGTCCCGGGGGGTTGAGATTGCCTCACCTGTTCCCAGgcagcctctccctccccacagccctgccAGCCTGCACCCCGCACTTCCCGGTCCACGCCCCACCCCCCATCCCAGCACCAGGGAGGGGCACAGGATCCTTTAAGAGGGGCGGGCGTGGCTGACCCAAGGAAGCAGGTGTGGAAACACCTGCCACCTGGCTGTTGGGAAGGGGGCAGGGCTCAGACCCTAGAGGGCAGGGAGCTTCCGGGGcagtgggggcaggaggagggctgGTCTTCACTGGGGGcagtgggggcaggaggagggctgGTCTTCACTGGCTTGACGTCCCTGTCCCCAAACCAAATGCATTCTCACCCGCAGGCACCCATTCCCCAACCCGTCCCCCAATAACACGCAGAGAACTGTCAGCATTCAAAATCGTTTTAATAAGAGAGCAGGATCCAGGGTTAGTTTTTGTAGCCTCGGCTGGCCCGTCGGCCTCTGGCACGCTCGAACTTCCGGCCCTTGGAGCGGACGTAGGGTCTgtggggagaggaaggagtgAGAGGGGGGCCCTCTTACAGGAGGCCATTGTGGAGTGGCACAGGAACACCACAAGCCTGTCACATTCAGCCCCAGGAGAGTCCATGGCTGCTGGAAAAGCTTGGCAGAGTGGGAAGCCAAGGAGCCAGGAGGGGCTACGGAAGCACCTGCCCCACCACCTGGAGGGTCCCAGCCTGGGCTTGCAGAGGCCGGTGAACCGCATGCTCCCCAGGAGATGCCTGCTCAGGCCCTGGAAAACACAGCTCCAAGCAGTGTTGAAGGGAAAAGCAGGCAAGATGAGGCAGCTGAGAGTTCCAGAAGGCCTGGGGCTGGCTGGTACGAGGGACAGGAGAAGCAGCCCAAGCGTGGCCAGGCCTGGCCCTGCAGGCTGAGTCTGGggagagggcagggctgggggcctgATACTCACTTGGTGTGGCTGTGCGGGGTTCCTGGGGCCTTGCCGAAATGCCGGTACACCTCTCGGCCCTTGCGAGGACctagggaaggggaaggagaaccAGGTGAGACAGGGATCTGGCGCCCAGCTTCTGGCCTCCCAGATCCAGAAGGGTGAGGGCTGCCAGTAGCCACACAGCTCACTCCAACCCCGTCGACTTCGCATCACTCACCGGAGAGCAAGACAGTGCCGCAGCCCTTAGGGGAGTCCAGGGCCAGCTGGTCGAAAGTGAGGATCTTGCCCCCTGCCCTGAGGATGCGGCTGCGGGCCCGGCTGGTCACGCGCAGTGCACATACCTGGTGGAGAGGACAAAGCTGGCGGGTCAGACCCCTGCGTGGTCACTCAGGGGCTGACAGGACTCACCCTCCACTGCCTTGGCACAGCAGAGCCCTGGTAACCAACACTATCATTTATTACCCGGAGCACCCTGGGCTGACAGCAGCTGTTCTCAACACTTTATCTCTAGGAACTTTTAACACCACATCCCTAGTGTTATGCTAGAAACAACAGCAAGTAGGCTGGGCCAAAAAAATGACTTGTTCAGAGGTGACAAAGGAGTCTAGACTTGAGCCCAGGCTGTCTGGCTCTAGGGGCCAGCACTAACAGTTTACAACTTGCTCCAGAAGAAGCTTGCCCAGGGGACCCCACCATCAACAATGCCAGAGACGACCCACACCAATCCTCAAAGCCACTCAGACAGGCAGGATGCTTGCCTCACCAGCGGTCGCAAGACTGAGGATGgaccagcacagcacagcacagcaagGATCTGATGGGTCTGCCTAGCCCCCGCCAGCTCACCTTCAGTTTGGGCACCTCCTGAACCCGCACGTCATCCGTTATGGTCCCCACAACCACGGCCGTTTTGTTTTCCCGGCCAGGAAGCTTCATCTTCCGGATCTTAGGGCGGGGAGGATGTACATCGTAAGTCGTTCTGGTGTTTACATTCAGCCCCACTTGAGGCATCCCCAGACCAGGGCAGCTGTGCCCTCTAACGGGACCCCCCCACTCACACCACACCCCTTAAACCCCACAGGCCTCTCCTCAGGTCCAGCTGGGGAAAgctccagattaaaaaaaaaatgcagactgTTCAATAGGGCCTCCCTCGGCAGGGCCTTTGACATAAACCTCAGTTATGACTTGGGGCAATCTCCTGAAGCCACCAGGACACCTCCACCTCacaaagagaaggagaggaggaccAGGAGCCTTGCCCACTGCCCATGGACACTCAGTTCCAACCAACAGTCCAAGCTCTAAGCTCGCGACTGGCTGAGACAAACCCTTGATGCCCCGGTTGCTCCCAGAGCTCCAAGTCCTGCCTCCCTTCCAGACAGACAAGACCCAGTGGCTCCCAGGTCTACTGTGCTCTCTGGACCAGCCACTCACCATCCGGGAAAGGGACAGAGGCGGCCGGTTGGTGCGACTCATAAACAACCTCTTCAACACAACCTGATTGAATGTGGAGTTGGTTCTTCTGGCCAGAAACCTGTATAACTGGAGGGACGGGAAGAGAGTGAGAAGCTGGAACAGCCCGCTCCCCCGCAGCCTTCCAGTGAAGAGGCAAACACATGATGATCTGGACTAAAAGAATCTTTATCCCTTTCCCCCAACCCACCGACCTAGAGGGAGAAAGCTGGCCCAGGTCCTTCCTGGCCAAGGACCTAGAAAATCCTGCCTCCACTCCCGAGCTGTACACAGCCTAGAGGCTGAAAATACAAATGCAGGAGGCCCTGGAACAGAACCAGAGACCCGAGACTGCCCTGCAGGCCCCTGGGAGGAGCTTGGTGCCAGCACTAGAATGGAGGATCTGCAAGTCAGACCTGGGGTGACCCTTCCCAAAGACCTCAGGGCCCAGCCTCACCTTGACCAACAGCCTCAGGTAGATATCCTGGCTCTTGGGCTCCTTGCGCCGAACCTTTCGGTCCTTGTTGTGGCGGATGTCCACTCCCTGTGGGGGTGAAGAGGCAACCATGGACCCAATTACCCGCAACCATAGCCAATTATTACTTATTTCTGAAACTGAGAGCTGGGACACAAGCCCAGCTCTGAACACACCAGCTCAAATCCCAGGCCCGCCACCAGGAGACCTCTGGGCTGCCACTGATCCCTCTGTAAAAAGGGGCTGTTTACAAAGCCTTCAGCCCATGGCACACAGAACCCCGAAACATCCTAACACAGCAATCATATTAACTTAATACAAAAAGGTCAATTCTTTACAACTTGTATTCTGCAACAATGTTATCAAAACTGGCTCCCATACCCGGAGGATAATCAAAAATATCAAACCAATGGCAGTAATGATGAAAACGAATCCTTATTCAGAACGTAGCAATACTACTAGAACTACCTCTCCTACAGTATCAGTCAATCCAACAACTCTTACCAAACagtgtcttttaaaaacattgttttaaaagtggagacagggtctcacaatattggccaggctggtcttgatctcctgggcaaggaatcctcccgcctcggcctcccaaagtgctaggataacaagCGTGAGTCGCCTCGCCAGGCTCCTACCGCCCTGCTGCCTATCTGAGTAACTGAAGTTTTTCAGACTGTGTTGACAATTACAAGAACTATTTAATAGCTCCACTTATGcagcacttactgtgtgcaaAACCCCGTGATGAGAATTTCCTGTGAATTATTTCTTCCCAAATTCACAAACTTGTCAGATGAGATTACTGTGTACCCAACGAACAGCCATACACTGGGGCAAAGGCTCAAAAACCATCACAAGGTAGGAAGGGGCCTGAGACTCAGAGACCTGCCTGGTCCCCAAATCCAGTTATTCGACTCTCGATCCTCTCGCCCGCCGCGGCCCCCATTGAACCCGACTTTTCATACTAGAAAGTGACAGATCCGGATAGAGGCAGCAAAGCCAAGTAACTAAGAGTGGCTGCGGGGCCAGCCCCCTGGGTcggaatcctggctctgccacttcctggctTTGTAAACCCAGTCATATCAGCCTCCGAGTGCCTCAACTTGGTCATCTACTCAGTGGGGGCGGTAGGTTATGACTCTGACCCATCCCTGCTCTCCTGGCCCCCAGAGTAGGCCCCCAGTATCGGGAGTTGCTCCCTCCGGGCAGCCGCAGGCCCCCTGCCGCCCTCCAGCGTGCCCCTAGCCCAAAACCACAGCGGATGGCAGCGGATTATCCAGCCCCGACAGCCGCAAACCGAGCTCACCATGATGGCGCCTCCTGCTCGGCCAGGTCCGGAAAGAGAGAACTGTGCCGGGGTGGGCGGGGAAAGCCTCCAGCGAGTGGCGCCGTCGTGACGTCACATGGGTGCGACGCGGCGCTCTACCACGATCCGGACTTCTCTGTGGTGAGTTGGACGACTGACTAGTCGGGCGATAACGGCAGAGAGCATAGAGCGGAGGAACAAGCGCAACGTCCGAGAGGGAAGGGCCAGCACGTCGGGGCCTCTCTGGCCCTACCCGGGCTGTGTTCTCGATAGCTTTCCGGAAGAAAGGGATCTGGGAGGGAGATGCGTGGAGCTAGCACGACGCGTCGCGCGGTGACGCTCTGGCCCGACGCCGACGGCCTCTCAGTGGCTCCCGGAGGACCCGGCGGTCCCTCTCAGTGGCTCCCGGAGAGTGTTGGAGGTGAGGAGGCGGGGCTGGCACGGCTAGTCGGGGCATCTGGAAACCTCTGACCCCACGCTTCGGGCGTTTGCTTATCAGGTTCACCGCTGCCTAATCTCGCGCTGCACTTCGTAGGCGCAGCCGCTGCTTGGGAAGTCCTACTTAAGGTCTAACCCGAGATGATCTTGCTGCACCTCAATCTATAGCATCCTGTATTCCCATCCTTTGAGTTCCGCTTCTCCTTCTCCCCCGGCCCATAGATGGCCCTGCCCTGACCTagaaagagggagacagagtttcagaGGGGAGGAAAAGTGGAGACCCCGtggcttgggggtggggggaatggaGGCCCAAAGGGTAGGAAGGAGACCTAGAAAGAGGGGTGAGATGGAGACCCAGGGAGAAGTAGAGGCAAAGAAAGATGGTGAGATGGGGCCTTGCAAGGCTATAACcaaattcaaatcctggctctgctagtTACTAATGGGGTgattgggcaagtcatttaacctctctgtgatcttgggaaaatcACTTAACTTCTTTGGGCCTTACTCTCCTTATGGACAAAAAGGGGATAACAACAGGCCTGGCACACAGGGTGTTTTTCAGGATTATGAAAGTTAATAAAACTGCTGAGGTCAATATTTtgcacataataagtgctcaataaaaattagccTTCACTCCTATTATAGCATACATATTGTGTGCAACCAGATGGACTGGCCGGGGCAGTGATTAAAATGACTTATCTACTCTTTCCCCCCCGCCCCCAGGGAGGCCCCTGCCTCTTGGTTCTGAGGCACATTGAGCCTGGAAGGGCCTCCTGCAGTCGGCTCTCAATGCTGCTCCTCACTCACCTCTCCTCCACAGAGCTGAAGGTCAGGCCAGGACAGTGAGACCTGACTCCTTGCTCCTACCAGCCTACTATGGCTTAAGACCCAGGGCCAGGGTCCCCTTGATGTAACAGAGCAGAGGACCAGCAGATGAATGGACACCTTGAAGCAGAGGAGCAGCAGGACCAGGTAAGGGACCATCTAAAAGCCAAGATCCTCATACTGTGGAAAGACAAAATccaaagcttttctttctttttttaaaaaaaaaaaaagattggaggccaggcgtggtagctcaagcttgtaatcccagcactctgggaggctgaggcctgtggatcacctgaggccaggagttcgagatcagcctggccaacatggtgaaaccccatctctactaaaaatacaaaaattagccgggcatggtggtgcgcacctataatcccagctactcgggagactgaggaaggagaatcgtttgaacccgggaggcagaggttgcagtgagccgagatcgcgctgcactccagcctgggtgacagagtgagactccgtctcaaaaaaaaaaaagaaaaaacagggtctcactcttgcccaggctggaatgcagtggcgcaatcacagcctACTGCAgctgcaacctcctgggctaaagtgatcttcccacctcagcttcccaagtagcctccaccatgcctggctaatttttttatttttatttatttatttatttatttattttgaggtggagtttcgctcttgttgcccaggctggagtgcaatggcacgatcttggctcactgcaatctccgcctcccgggttcaagcaattctcctgcctcaacctcccaagtagctgggattacaggcatgcgccaccacacccagctacttttgtattttttgtagagacgaggtttctccatgtcggtcaggctggtctcaaactcccgacctcaggtgatatgcccgcctcggcctgtaatcccaattacaggcatgagccactgcacccggccaatttttttattttttctagagactgggtctccctctgttgcccaggctggtcttgaactcctgagctcaagggattctcccacctcagtctctcaaagtgttgagcttacagacatgagccaccgcacccagcctggaagcCCTTCTATAAGTGATTTCAGACCTTCTCTCCAGGCAGGTGTTCCAGCGGGATAATTTAGGAATCAGAGAAACTGAGGGGTTGAGGAGgatacttattatttattatttaggtgcaccgGCCCAGTCAGACTAACATCGAAAAAGACTGAGCACCGAACAAAGAGTCAAGTTACCTTTTAAGTATTTCGTGGGGCAgggggagatctgtgcagggggaagcatattATAGAAgcgagaaacaaagacagttattcaattgagacatgcattacattatttcttacttttcaaggaaaaacatgttttacgACTTGAGTTTATCctgtctagtgaccttgcagctgcacagctagagaaacagggtcttcacaaGTCCTGGGAAAGGGAGTTAGAGAAGGCTCACTAGccacaaacagaaaaacaggcagttaatttttaaaggactcaATCTCTTTGTCTTCCTCAGGGGGAACTGGGTTTTTgcttacacattctttaatttcttttaattcctgtttcACTGTGAATAGCTTTCTCCCTACTTCCCAGACAGGACAGCTGAGGCCAAGAATTCAGGGGCTTCCCAGCAGTCACACAGCAAGTGTGTGTGAGCTGCAGggtcctttctccttttcctcctccctgtcCTCTCGTCTGTGTGACTTAGGCTCTGTGTTTGAATCTCAGCTTCTTTGCTCAGTGTCTCTGCCTTTCCTTCTCCCAGGGCCCCAAGCTCAGTTGCTGTGCCCCCATCTCAGTCTTACTAGGTTTCTGTCCCCCTTTCTCTCCATGTCGTTCCTTGGCACATACTATCTGGTGCTGTTGCTACTGTGGGTTGGATGCTAGGTACGTGATTTGGCAATAAGCAAACTTCTTCctacatttgtcttttttttttgagacagagtcttggtctgttgcccaggctggagtgcagtggcatgatctcggctcactgtaacctccgcctcttgggttcaagcgattctcctacctcagcctcctgagtagctgggattacaggtgcatgctaccacacctggctaacttttgtatttttagtagagacgggggttttggcccagtgaggtggctcatgcctgtaatcccagcactttgggaggccgaggcgggcggatctccaggtcaggagatcgagaccatcctggctaacacggtgaaaccctgtctctactaaaaatgtaaaaaattagccagacgtggtggcacgtgcctctagtcccagctactcaggaggctgaggcaggagaatcacttgaaccaggcaggcagttcagtgagccgagatggtgccgctggactccagcctgagtgacagagccagactccatctcaaaaaaaaaaaaaaaaaaaaaaaagagagacgggggtttcaccatgttggtcaggctggtctcggactcctgacctcgcgatccacccgcctcagcctcccagagtgctgggattacaggcttaagccaccgcgcccggcctacagcCTACATTTGGCACTTTCTAGTGAGCTCTGTCCTTGTCTCCTAATGcatatctctttctctctatgcAATTCTGTTTCTAGGTCTCCTAATATATACTTGCCTTTCTTTCAGTTTCACCATGTCTTTGCCTCGGTGCGTCTGTCAACATCTTCACTTTCTGTCCCagttcctcccagcccctgggctTCCAatattctctccctccctcaccttTGACCTAGAGATACTgtccccatctctctctgtctctgtcttgccATGTGACTGGTTCATTCACGGGGCAGATGTTTATCTCATGCCGCTTCCATTCTGGTTTGAGCCTGAGGTAAATAAGTCTGAATTAATGAGCCTCTCCTTCCCGGCTTCCATTCCAGAAATGTCTGTCTCCATCTGTCTCCGTGTCTGTCATTTTCAGGGTTTTCTTGTATCCTTACCTTGCACATTCTCAATCCCATTGTTTTGGTCTCTTGTTTAAATCTCTGCTTTTCTCTGGGTCTCTCTGACTCTGTAACTGTCCGAAAAAAAAGTATCCTTCATTTTTCCcactcttcctctcctcccagcTCTCTTATTGCCCCATCCAGCCTCTCTGGGTATCTGCCTTGCTCTGTGTCTGGATCTCTGGGCCTTTGTTACGCGTGTTAGAGTCTCTGTCTTTGCAGCTAAAGACCTCCTCCCTCACGCcccttttcttttgtgaattcaATGGATGAGTCAGGCCCACTCTCCCTTAACAAAGATGGCGACAACGGCGGTGTCTATGGGGCCGCGACGTCGTCTCCGCTGCGCGTCGGCCCTCACCTACGATAGCGGCCAGTCTCCCGAAGCGCGAGGCCCCGCCCAGTTCTCGGCCTCTCCCGCGGCCGGTCCCTGCACCAAGCTCGCGAGCTGACTGGCTCCACCCCCCGCGCCCTCGTATTGGTGCGGCCCAGGCCGGCTGCACGACCATTGGCTGAGCAGATGcacaccctccccccacccctagGTCTGATGGGGGCTGTTGGTGCTGACTTGCGGGACCGCCTGGAGGAGGACCCGGCGTGTGAGGAGGGTGCGGGGGTCGGGGCAGGGACCGGAGTTTAGGGGACTGAGGGACCAAGAGAAACAGAGACGCAGGCCCGGGACTGGGGCACCGGGGTGGGAGATGGAAATGGAAAACCTGGGCCAGGACTGAACCCAGGCCTGGGACTGAGTTCTGGAAATAGAGTGCGGATGGCGGCTTGGGGACCCAGGGCCAGACACGCAGGCTTATGGATTGGGGACCAATGGATGGAGACCCAGGTCCAGGTCTCGGGGACCCAGGGACAGAGACCCAGGCCCAAGACAGGAGGACATCTAGGCCTCTGTGCTTAAACCTGATTTGAGGTTCCCATAATGGGGCCAGGGCAGGTTTGGGGGTGAGGCAGACGTCCTGGACCCGAGAGAGCCGCTGGGGATAGGGGGGCAGATGTAGTTCCTAAGGGTGAGTCCACAggcggtggggggtgggggggtgtctTGGCGCTCTGGGCCTGGGGAATGTGAGGGGCAGGACTGGCAGGTGGCTGGGCGGGGCAGTGGGGAACAAAGGTGAGCGAAAGGAGGAGGCAGAATCCGGGCAGAGGGCAGGGAGAGGGCCTGTGGGGAAGGGACCTCAGTCCTGCTCCCACCCGCTCCCTGGAGAGCAGGCGGCCAGACACCCAGGTCAGTGCTCAGGGACCAGCTCTTGGCCCCTGCCTCTTGCAGGCGCTCGCATGTGGCTCCTCTCGGACCCCGTAGTCCCTCTGTCATATCCCTTCTCTCCAGCTGTCCCCATGCCTGCCTCCTACCCCTCCTATTTGCTCTCCCTTCCACTCTGTCTTGCCTTTCTCGCTGGGGTGAAAAAGTCTTATTCTCTTAAGCATCTTTCATCACTCTGGGTTTCACCTCATTGACCCTGTTTGTCTCCTCTCAGTGTTTCTCTGGCTCTCAGACCGTATCTCTATTGCGTTTGTGATTGTTTTGCTGTTGTTACCCACTGCACCGTAtggtggtggggggcaggggggtgTGTCTTTCAGTCTTTGCATGTCTGTTTCTGCATATCCAATCCCACTAtccattccccttcctgtgccttcTTTTCCCCCAAAGCCCGTTATCATCACCCAACCCCCTGTGTATTTCAGTCCTTTCTCTTGTTTACCTATTCCTGTGAAGGCAAGGATTTGGGGCTATTTTGTCTCCTGCTGTGTTTGTTAGGCCTAGCACCGTGATTGGCACATAGAGGGTACTGAATACTTACTGGGGAATAAATGATTGGATGTTTGCATGCCCGGGTTTCCAGCCCCCTCCGGGATGCTGGCCTCTGTCCCGCATCCTCAAGGTCTGCCCACACCTGTCTGAGCCTGTCTGTCTCTGGTGCTCCTGTCTCACCTGCCACTGCCCCTCATTGTCTCCTCCTGTCCAcagcccctgcccctccctgcccctgccatGGGGTCGTGAACTCTcaccccttctctcctcccttcccacaGAGGTTGGACCAGGAGCTGACCgggagctggggccacaggcctAGGAGCACCCTGGTCAGGGCTAAGGCCATggccccgcccccaccgccactgGCTGCCAGCACCCCGCTCCTCCATGGCGAGTTTGGCTCCTACCCAGCCCGAGGCCCACGCTTTGCCCTCACCCTCACATCGCAGGCCCTGCACATACAGCGGCTGCGCCCCAAACCCGAAGCCAGGCCCCGGGGTGGCCTGGTCCCGTTGGCCGAGGTCTCAGGCTGCTGCACCCTGCGAAGCCGCAGCCCCTCAGACTCAGCGGCCTACTTCTGCATCTACACCTACCCTCGGGGCCGGCGCGGGGCCCGGCGCAGAGCCACTCGCACCTTCCGGGCAGATGGGGCCGCCACCTACGAAGAAAACCGTGCCGAGGCCCAGCGCTGGGCCACCGCCCTCACCTGTCTGCTCCGAGGACTGCCACTGCCCGGGGATGGGGGTGAGGCGCTGGGCAGCTGCTCTGTCCTGGGGCCACCTTGGTGTCTCTGCAGAATTTCCTCCATAGGCAgctgtgtctttatttttctgtgtcgGGGTGATGTATCTGTCTGGATCCGTTAGGAGTGATACACAGGGATGGGCTACAGAAGAAACACAAAGACAAgagggccggatgtggtggctcatgtctgtaatcctagcactttggaggctgaggtgggcggatcacctgaggtcaggagttcgagaccagcctggctaaccccatgtctactaaaaatacaaaaaattagccaggtgtggtgccacgcacctgtaatcccagctacaggagggtgaggcaggagaatcgcttgaacccaggaggcagaggttgcagagagccgagatcgcgccattgcactccagcttgggcaacaagagcaaaactctgtctcaaaaaaaaaaaaaaaaaaaaaaaaaaagcacaggcaGAGgtcgtgtgcagtggctcatgcctataatcccagcactttgggaagccaaggcaggcagatcacctgaggtcgggagttcgagaccagcctggccaacacggtgaaaccccgtctctattaaaaatacaaaaattagccgggcatggtgacggatgcctgtaattccagctactcgggaggctgaggcaggagaatcacttgaacccaggaggcagagattgcagtgagccgagatcacaccactgcactccagcctgggcgacaagactGCTAGTCCatcacaaaaagcaaaacaaaacaaaaacgcaGGCAGAGAAAAGTGATTTACATCTGCTGTTCTCTTGCTAGATTTATGTTTTTGTCTCCTATCCTCTTCCCCTTTGCATGGGTCTTGACCACAGgtgagtcacccaggctggtgagAGCAGCAGCCTGAGACAGGACCAGGTACCACCCAGAGTGATGGGTGCCAACAGAGGTCTAGGGCTTCCCTGGAGTTCAGAGGTGGCATCTAATCCTGCCTGGGGCCCCTAAGGGCTGGAAGTAACCTGATCCTGGGTAATAGGTGTTTGGGGTGAGGAAAGTGGGAACCACAGCTCCGAACTACAGGTCCTCCCACACATGGGGACAAAGGGCATTTGGTTTCACACCTAAGCCCTGCCTTTGTCTCAGCACCTAGGAGTTGGGGCAGGGCTGCATACCTAGGCCTGGCCACATGAGAGCCAGCAGGTTCCAGGGGCCAGCCCTCCACCAATTCTGTTGGGGGCTGTTTGAAGGGACTGTTTCCAAGGTGGGGGGGCCTGGGTCACTGGCCTCTGCAGACCTTAACCTCTCTCCACAGAGATCACCCCTGACCTGCTACCTCGGCCTCCCCGGTTGCTCCTATTGGTCAATCCCTTTGGGGGGCGGGGCCTGGCCTGGCAGTGGTGTAAGAACCACGTGCTTCCCATGATCTCTGAAGCTGGGCTGTCCTTCAACCTCATCCAGACAGGTAAGGGCCAGTGAGAATGGGAGCTGGGGGCTGGGACAGCTGAGTCCTAAGGGAGCAAAGTGGTGGGTGGGACTCCTGGGTCtatggggctggggtgggacagCCTGCCTAACAGCCCGGTATCCCACTTCAGAACGACAGAACCACGCCCGGGAGCTGGTCCAGGGGCTGAGCCTGAGTGAGTGGGATGGCATCGTCACGGTCTCGGGAGACGGGCTGCTCCATGAGGTAGAGCAGGAGCACCCCGCCCCTAGCCCTGGGCCCTGGGGGACTGCAGAGGCTGCCACCAGGACCCAGGCTTCTGGTCTCCCACCCTCCAGGTGCTGAACGGGCTCCTAGATCGCCCTGACTGGGAGGAAGCTGTGAAGATGCCTGTGGGCATCCTCCCCTGCGGCTCGGGCAACGCGCTGGCCGGAGCAGTGAACCAGCACGGGGGGTAGGTTGAGCATACCACGAAGGGAGGGATGAGCCCCTCCTG is a genomic window containing:
- the RPL18 gene encoding large ribosomal subunit protein eL18, which encodes MGVDIRHNKDRKVRRKEPKSQDIYLRLLVKLYRFLARRTNSTFNQVVLKRLFMSRTNRPPLSLSRMIRKMKLPGRENKTAVVVGTITDDVRVQEVPKLKVCALRVTSRARSRILRAGGKILTFDQLALDSPKGCGTVLLSGPRKGREVYRHFGKAPGTPHSHTKPYVRSKGRKFERARGRRASRGYKN